In Methanococcus maripaludis, a single window of DNA contains:
- a CDS encoding class III signal peptide-containing protein, whose product MSNRGQLSIEMVILIIAVLVSGSYVALNMSKGAFETTSVTEVQETSYCGFTSGFDVNVINNAIVTLTTGEIQVNPNDADSNNAFNSTYINLTDNSVIIYSLDNVHENLIMNYEDGSKVYIPLNETWKNFTASTITLRMINSDINVTINGEPIDIDTFCFEIIPPEGSDYFNFQMCNLGGNAKYYLRIVDQDVTLVPSE is encoded by the coding sequence ATGTCCAACAGAGGACAGTTATCTATAGAAATGGTAATATTGATCATTGCAGTTTTGGTTTCCGGCTCATATGTAGCTTTAAACATGTCAAAAGGCGCTTTTGAAACAACTTCCGTTACTGAGGTTCAAGAAACTTCATACTGCGGGTTTACATCTGGATTCGATGTTAATGTAATCAACAATGCGATAGTAACACTTACTACTGGAGAAATTCAGGTTAACCCAAACGATGCAGATTCTAACAATGCATTCAATTCAACATACATTAATCTCACAGATAATTCTGTAATAATCTATTCATTAGATAATGTACATGAAAATTTAATTATGAATTATGAAGATGGTAGTAAAGTGTACATTCCATTAAATGAAACGTGGAAAAACTTCACTGCATCAACTATTACTCTTAGGATGATAAATTCTGACATTAATGTTACGATCAATGGTGAACCTATAGATATCGACACATTCTGCTTTGAAATCATACCTCCAGAAGGAAGCGACTACTTTAACTTCCAAATGTGCAATCTGGGCGGTAATGCTAAGTATTACCTAAGAATAGTGGATCAAGACGTAACACTCGTGCCTTCAGAGTAA
- a CDS encoding (5-formylfuran-3-yl)methyl phosphate synthase has translation MILLVSPKDVAEAHEAIEGGADIIDVKNPPEGSLGANFPWVIKETREATPEGMLVSAAIGDVPYKPGTVTLAALGAAISGADYIKVGLYGTRSYQEALDVMKNVTKAVKDSGENKIVVAAGYADAYRVGGVDPLIIPRVARDAGCDVAMLDTAVKDGKTLFDHMSIELLKEFVEETHKYGMKCALAGSIKIEEIPMLKEINCDIVGVRGAACTKGDRNEGRIQKDLVKEIVKVCRQ, from the coding sequence GTGATATTACTTGTAAGTCCTAAAGATGTTGCTGAAGCCCACGAAGCAATCGAAGGTGGTGCTGATATAATCGATGTCAAAAATCCTCCTGAAGGTTCATTGGGTGCAAACTTCCCATGGGTAATTAAAGAAACAAGAGAAGCGACACCAGAAGGAATGCTTGTAAGTGCTGCAATAGGGGACGTTCCCTATAAACCAGGAACTGTTACTTTAGCAGCTTTAGGGGCAGCAATAAGTGGTGCTGATTATATAAAGGTCGGACTTTATGGTACACGATCATATCAAGAAGCATTGGATGTAATGAAAAATGTTACAAAAGCAGTAAAAGATTCTGGCGAAAATAAAATTGTTGTAGCTGCAGGATATGCGGATGCTTACAGAGTTGGCGGGGTTGATCCTTTAATCATTCCAAGAGTTGCAAGAGATGCAGGATGCGACGTTGCAATGCTTGATACTGCTGTAAAAGATGGAAAAACATTATTTGACCACATGAGCATTGAATTATTGAAAGAATTTGTTGAAGAAACACACAAATACGGAATGAAATGTGCTCTTGCAGGTTCAATTAAAATTGAAGAAATTCCTATGTTAAAAGAAATTAACTGCGACATTGTTGGAGTTAGGGGTGCTGCATGCACTAAAGGAGATAGGAACGAAGGAAGAATTCAAAAAGATTTAGTTAAAGAAATTGTAAAAGTATGCAGACAATAA